In the Rhizobium sp. CB3090 genome, one interval contains:
- a CDS encoding DeoR/GlpR family DNA-binding transcription regulator — MFLSGRQTEILEIAKAEGRVLVEELALRFSVTPQTIRKDLNDLCDGRVLSRVHGGAIFPGGTENVKYEARRSIAAPEKQAIGRAAAGLIPNNTSLFINIGTTTEAVGEALLGHHELMVITNNINVANKLRIFPSIEVVIAGGVVRGSDGGIVGEAAVDFIRQFKVDYAVIGTSAVDADGALLDFDFREVKVAQAIIANARHVILVADSTKFERTAPVRIGHLSQVHTFVTDECRVESVRAAAAEHGVRLVETSRRQN, encoded by the coding sequence ATGTTCCTATCGGGACGCCAAACGGAGATTCTGGAAATCGCCAAGGCTGAGGGGCGCGTGCTGGTGGAGGAACTGGCGCTTCGCTTTTCCGTGACGCCACAAACCATCCGCAAGGACCTGAACGACCTTTGCGACGGCCGCGTTCTATCGCGCGTCCACGGCGGCGCGATCTTTCCCGGCGGCACGGAAAACGTCAAATACGAAGCGCGCCGCTCCATCGCCGCCCCCGAAAAGCAGGCGATCGGCCGCGCCGCCGCCGGCCTCATCCCCAACAATACCTCCCTTTTCATCAATATCGGCACCACCACGGAAGCGGTCGGCGAGGCCCTGCTCGGCCACCACGAACTGATGGTTATCACGAATAACATCAACGTTGCCAACAAGTTACGAATTTTCCCCTCGATCGAGGTCGTCATCGCAGGCGGTGTCGTGCGTGGCTCGGACGGCGGCATCGTCGGGGAGGCCGCCGTCGACTTCATCAGGCAATTCAAGGTGGACTACGCCGTCATCGGCACCTCCGCCGTCGATGCTGATGGCGCGCTTCTGGATTTCGATTTCCGCGAAGTGAAAGTGGCGCAGGCGATCATTGCCAATGCCCGCCATGTCATCCTGGTAGCCGACAGCACCAAGTTCGAACGCACCGCTCCGGTGCGCATCGGCCATCTCTCGCAAGTTCATACTTTCGTTACCGACGAATGTCGCGTCGAGTCCGTCCGCGCCGCCGCGGCCGAACACGGCGTTCGCCTGGTGGAAACCTCACGCCGCCAGAATTGA
- the glpD gene encoding glycerol-3-phosphate dehydrogenase: protein MSEQIYDIFVIGGGINGCGIARDAAGRGYKVALAEMNDFASGTSSGATKLVHGGLRYLEHYEFRLVRESLMEREVLWAMAPHIIWPMRFVLPYHKGGIRPAWLIRLGLFLYDHLGGRKLLPPTATLDMKRDPAGKPLKALFTKAFEYSDGWVDDARMVVLNARDAADRGATIMPRTKVISARRDGAAWTIETQDTITGEKRTFQSRMLVNAAGPWVDHVLSDAFGRNQVHNVRLVQGSHIIVRKKFDDPRAYFFQNPDNRIIFAIPYEQDFTLIGTTDRDYKDDPKDVKISDEETTYLCNAASEYFKEPVRREDIVWTYSAVRPLYDDGASKAQEATRDYVLKVEGAEGQAPLLNVFGGKLTTYRRLSEHALEKIGEVIGLKGTPWTAKSSLPGGDFPVRGYEAEVTKLKARYPFLADPHARRLVRRYGTRAAMLLGDAKSAADLGRHFGSDLYEMEIRYLMAHEWAYTAADVLWRRSKKGLYLSRDEAAALDDYMAGTRVHA, encoded by the coding sequence GTGAGCGAGCAGATTTACGACATTTTCGTTATCGGCGGCGGCATCAATGGCTGCGGCATCGCTCGTGACGCAGCCGGGCGCGGCTATAAGGTGGCTCTTGCGGAAATGAATGATTTCGCCTCCGGCACGTCTTCCGGAGCCACCAAGCTCGTCCATGGCGGCCTGCGCTACCTTGAACATTACGAATTCCGCCTTGTGCGCGAGTCGCTGATGGAGCGTGAAGTGCTCTGGGCAATGGCGCCGCACATCATCTGGCCGATGCGTTTCGTTTTGCCCTATCACAAGGGCGGCATCCGCCCGGCCTGGCTCATCCGCCTCGGTCTCTTCCTCTATGATCATCTCGGCGGCCGCAAGCTGCTGCCTCCCACCGCAACGCTTGACATGAAGAGGGATCCTGCGGGAAAACCGCTGAAGGCGCTCTTCACCAAGGCTTTCGAATATTCCGACGGCTGGGTGGACGATGCGCGCATGGTCGTGCTCAACGCCCGCGACGCGGCCGACCGCGGCGCAACGATCATGCCGCGGACCAAGGTCATTTCCGCCCGCCGCGACGGTGCTGCCTGGACGATCGAAACACAGGACACCATCACCGGCGAGAAGCGTACGTTCCAGTCGCGCATGCTGGTCAACGCCGCCGGTCCCTGGGTCGACCATGTTCTGTCCGACGCCTTCGGCAGGAACCAGGTGCACAATGTCCGCCTGGTACAGGGCAGCCATATCATCGTCCGCAAGAAGTTCGACGATCCCCGCGCCTATTTCTTCCAGAATCCGGATAACCGCATCATCTTCGCCATCCCTTACGAACAGGATTTCACCCTGATCGGCACGACGGACCGCGACTACAAGGATGATCCGAAGGATGTGAAGATTTCCGACGAGGAAACCACCTATCTCTGCAACGCCGCCAGTGAATATTTCAAGGAGCCGGTCCGCCGCGAAGACATCGTCTGGACCTATTCCGCCGTACGTCCGCTCTATGACGACGGTGCCTCGAAGGCACAGGAGGCAACGCGCGATTATGTGCTGAAGGTCGAGGGCGCCGAAGGACAGGCACCGTTGCTCAATGTTTTCGGCGGCAAGCTCACCACCTATCGGCGCTTAAGCGAACATGCGCTGGAAAAGATCGGCGAGGTCATCGGCCTCAAAGGTACGCCATGGACCGCCAAGAGCTCCCTGCCGGGCGGCGATTTCCCGGTTCGCGGCTATGAGGCCGAAGTCACCAAGCTGAAGGCGCGCTATCCCTTCCTCGCCGATCCGCATGCCCGCCGGCTGGTGCGCCGGTATGGCACCCGCGCTGCCATGCTCCTTGGAGATGCGAAGAGTGCCGCCGATCTCGGCCGCCACTTCGGCAGCGATCTCTACGAGATGGAAATCCGCTATCTCATGGCGCATGAATGGGCCTATACCGCCGCCGACGTCCTTTGGCGCCGTTCGAAGAAGGGCCTCTATCTCTCGAGGGATGAAGCAGCCGCGCTGGATGATTACATGGCCGGCACGCGCGTTCACGCGTAG
- the soxR gene encoding redox-sensitive transcriptional activator SoxR: protein MGKIESDQFSKLLTVGEVAARSGVAVSALHFYEAKGLIESHRSRGNQRRYAREVLRRVAIIKVAQRVGIPLAEIQAALDTLPQSRTPTGADWRALSAQWKDDLDNRIRRLQGLRDKLDGCIGCGCLSMQTCPLRNPWDELAKEGPGPRLLDPEG, encoded by the coding sequence ATGGGAAAAATCGAATCCGATCAATTTTCCAAATTATTGACGGTGGGCGAGGTGGCGGCGCGCAGCGGCGTTGCGGTTTCGGCACTGCATTTCTACGAGGCGAAAGGGCTGATCGAGAGTCACCGCAGTCGCGGCAATCAGCGGCGCTATGCCCGCGAGGTCTTGCGTCGGGTGGCGATCATCAAGGTGGCGCAGCGTGTCGGCATACCGCTTGCCGAGATTCAGGCGGCTCTTGACACGCTGCCGCAAAGCCGGACGCCGACAGGCGCCGATTGGCGGGCGCTTTCGGCACAATGGAAGGATGATCTCGATAACAGGATCAGGCGGCTCCAAGGCCTGCGCGATAAGCTCGACGGCTGCATCGGCTGCGGCTGCCTCTCGATGCAGACCTGTCCCCTGCGCAACCCATGGGATGAGTTGGCAAAAGAAGGCCCCGGGCCGCGGCTGCTGGATCCAGAAGGCTGA
- a CDS encoding NAD(P)H-dependent oxidoreductase has product MTEPTRLAILYRSTRKGRLCDRVVNWVVRELANYPLIELDIIDPLEFGLPVHHDKEHPAVADLAERLSQADAFIVVTPEYNHSFTGSLKFVLDLVYEPWQGKPVAFVSYGGISGGLRAVEQLRLVFAELHAVTVRDTVSFANPWGRFAEDGALENPIEARQALVQMMARLNWWSAALKPARAIRPYRSVAA; this is encoded by the coding sequence ATGACAGAACCAACCCGGCTGGCAATTCTCTACCGCAGCACCCGCAAGGGGCGACTATGTGACCGTGTGGTCAATTGGGTCGTCCGCGAGCTGGCAAACTATCCGTTGATCGAGCTCGATATTATCGACCCCCTGGAATTCGGCCTGCCGGTCCACCACGACAAGGAGCATCCGGCCGTCGCGGACCTCGCCGAGCGGCTCTCCCAGGCGGACGCCTTCATCGTCGTCACACCGGAATACAATCACAGCTTCACGGGCTCGCTGAAATTCGTGCTCGATCTCGTCTACGAGCCATGGCAGGGCAAGCCGGTCGCCTTCGTCTCCTATGGCGGCATTTCCGGCGGGCTTCGCGCCGTCGAACAGTTGCGGCTGGTCTTTGCCGAACTGCATGCCGTCACAGTGCGCGACACTGTCAGTTTCGCCAATCCATGGGGCCGGTTCGCCGAAGATGGCGCTCTCGAAAACCCGATCGAAGCCCGTCAGGCATTGGTGCAGATGATGGCGCGGCTGAATTGGTGGAGCGCAGCGTTGAAACCGGCTCGGGCAATACGCCCCTATCGCTCCGTCGCCGCTTGA
- a CDS encoding acyltransferase, whose amino-acid sequence MENEKRLGGADFMRAVACLMVLVHHLALRMNFDKIPPGLDLTFILARFGNHGVSVFFVLSGFLLSRPFWLALDRAQPLPSLKIYTMRRAARILPGFWFALTVGFVLSFTVYGFPLDGELIGRYIAGFFLMSQWHWRTFFPVQGDGPLWSIPFETTCYVLLPIGFLLLFYAKPRLRSALVSRLFWIGIIAASLIGHWLVVTYLPTDSVGKGWQYGFEGGAKEWMPRYNPIGFFAIFAIGALAGGIQTILPARHSAIYDIVGVLAIGMGAWQLPQSIGGASEGYAWLGIPYQFPLLPLAVAISLATLPQSRLLPKLLDTGVVRYIATVSFGVYIWQDIVLTLMTTLFPWTFGTGSDDVLSGWITLSLVAIVIIFAIGTASYFLLERPVIRWARTREQTARGTTPMSEKKAAQRKPSGGR is encoded by the coding sequence ATGGAGAACGAGAAACGTCTGGGAGGAGCGGATTTCATGCGCGCCGTCGCATGTCTGATGGTGCTTGTCCACCATCTTGCGCTTCGAATGAATTTCGACAAAATCCCGCCAGGCTTGGACCTGACCTTTATACTGGCGCGCTTCGGCAATCACGGCGTCTCGGTCTTCTTCGTTCTTAGCGGCTTTCTTCTCTCGCGCCCCTTCTGGCTGGCGCTGGATAGAGCCCAGCCGCTGCCTTCGTTGAAGATCTACACCATGCGCCGCGCAGCGCGCATCCTGCCGGGCTTCTGGTTTGCCCTGACGGTCGGCTTCGTGCTCAGCTTCACGGTCTATGGGTTTCCGCTCGATGGAGAGCTGATCGGCCGCTACATCGCCGGCTTTTTCCTGATGAGCCAATGGCATTGGCGCACCTTTTTTCCGGTGCAGGGTGACGGACCCCTATGGTCGATCCCCTTCGAGACGACCTGCTATGTTCTTCTGCCGATCGGGTTCCTGCTGCTGTTCTATGCGAAGCCGAGATTGCGCTCCGCTCTCGTCAGCCGCCTGTTCTGGATCGGCATTATCGCCGCCTCGCTGATCGGCCACTGGCTGGTGGTGACCTATCTTCCGACGGATAGCGTCGGGAAGGGATGGCAATATGGCTTCGAGGGGGGCGCCAAGGAGTGGATGCCGCGCTACAACCCCATCGGTTTCTTCGCGATATTCGCGATCGGGGCGCTGGCAGGCGGAATCCAGACCATTCTCCCGGCCCGCCACTCGGCAATCTACGATATCGTCGGCGTACTCGCGATCGGCATGGGCGCATGGCAATTGCCGCAGTCCATTGGCGGCGCATCGGAAGGCTATGCCTGGCTTGGCATTCCCTATCAATTCCCATTGCTTCCGCTGGCCGTCGCCATCTCGCTTGCCACGCTTCCGCAATCGCGGCTGCTTCCTAAGCTGCTCGATACCGGTGTCGTCCGTTATATCGCCACCGTCTCCTTCGGCGTTTATATCTGGCAGGATATCGTGCTGACGCTGATGACCACGCTCTTCCCCTGGACCTTCGGCACCGGCTCCGATGATGTGCTCAGCGGATGGATCACATTGAGCCTCGTCGCAATCGTCATCATCTTCGCGATCGGAACTGCCAGCTATTTTCTTCTCGAACGCCCGGTCATTCGCTGGGCCCGCACGCGCGAGCAGACGGCACGCGGCACGACACCCATGTCTGAGAAAAAGGCCGCCCAACGGAAACCATCGGGCGGCAGATAA
- a CDS encoding mandelate racemase/muconate lactonizing enzyme family protein: protein MSKIVSIEITHHRLPLDPPFKASWDGRPRRHFDATIVRVRDDEGREGIGSGDLMKGFEGHEDLFIGQDPRHLERHYEVLSHINFHYGRCWPMDLALWDLSGKITGEPVWRMLGGRASRVRLYASSGVLREPAAMAEQAERYLDEGFPAMKVRFSSSAGGRGSWLDDVKALEAIRARVGTKLELMVDCNQGWRMPWDTTLPWTFKDALTVAKELERLGIYWMEEPLHRSDRKGMKELKQATSVRIAGGEMTRELYEFRDIIEERAFDIVQPDVALVGGITGCRRVAYQAREAGVQFTPHSWTNGIGVLANAHLTAGVGDAPWLEYPYDNPEWSEARRDYPMAMPLKHDEGWLDLGLSPGLGVVLDEERLKATRV, encoded by the coding sequence ATGAGCAAGATCGTTTCCATCGAGATCACCCATCACCGGCTGCCGCTCGATCCGCCGTTCAAGGCGAGCTGGGATGGGCGGCCACGCCGGCATTTCGATGCGACGATCGTCCGTGTTCGAGACGATGAGGGTCGCGAGGGTATCGGTTCCGGCGACCTCATGAAGGGTTTCGAAGGGCATGAGGACCTGTTCATCGGCCAGGACCCGCGGCATCTGGAGCGTCATTACGAGGTCCTGTCGCATATCAATTTTCACTATGGCCGCTGCTGGCCAATGGACCTGGCGTTGTGGGATCTTTCCGGCAAGATCACCGGCGAACCGGTCTGGCGGATGCTCGGTGGGCGGGCCAGCCGCGTACGGCTCTATGCTTCCTCCGGCGTGCTACGCGAGCCGGCCGCGATGGCGGAGCAGGCGGAACGTTATCTCGACGAAGGTTTTCCGGCGATGAAGGTGCGCTTCTCCTCATCCGCAGGCGGGCGTGGCAGCTGGCTAGATGATGTGAAGGCGCTAGAGGCGATACGTGCCCGTGTCGGCACCAAGCTGGAGCTGATGGTCGACTGCAACCAGGGTTGGCGTATGCCCTGGGACACGACATTGCCGTGGACCTTCAAGGACGCGCTGACGGTCGCGAAGGAGCTGGAGCGGCTTGGCATCTATTGGATGGAGGAGCCGCTGCACCGTTCGGACCGTAAAGGCATGAAGGAGCTGAAGCAGGCGACGTCGGTACGCATCGCTGGCGGCGAGATGACGCGTGAACTCTATGAATTCCGCGACATCATCGAAGAACGTGCCTTCGATATCGTCCAGCCGGATGTGGCGCTGGTCGGCGGCATTACCGGCTGCCGGCGGGTGGCCTACCAGGCGCGCGAGGCGGGCGTCCAATTTACGCCGCACTCATGGACGAATGGTATCGGTGTGCTGGCGAACGCGCATTTGACCGCGGGTGTCGGCGATGCGCCCTGGCTCGAATATCCGTATGACAATCCGGAGTGGAGCGAGGCCCGTCGTGACTATCCGATGGCGATGCCGCTCAAGCACGATGAGGGTTGGCTGGATTTGGGGCTATCTCCCGGCCTCGGCGTTGTTCTCGATGAAGAGCGTTTGAAAGCCACCCGCGTCTGA
- a CDS encoding aldehyde dehydrogenase, whose protein sequence is MSKTYTRDYWEAVLSGLKFEGRHFIDGAYHPSSSGTTFTRIRPMDGRRGPELARGNAADVDAAVTAARTAFESGVWRKKEPLEKKKIMLRWAELIRAHGEELAMLETLDVGKPITASLTVDVRLCADGIQFYGEMIDKMYDEIAPTGPNARALVRKVPIGVVGAITPWNYPMIIDAWKLGPAIAAGNSVVLKPAEQSSLSAIRLAELAFEAGLPAGVFNVVTGYGEEAGKPLALHVDVDMIAFTGSTEVGKLIMGYAAQSNVKRVALELGGKSPLVVFEDADLDAAASAAAWGCFYNSGETCHASTRLIVQRSVQEALIAKIEAVTQSDIVLRHPLDPFAQIGALIEEEHMNKVLSMIAAGEKEGARRAFGAERVLSETGGYYVSPGVFVDMTNDMSLARQEIFGPVLAAIPFDTEEEALNIANDTIYGLAGAVFTKDMDRAHRFSEAIHGGTVWINTYDMSNFSTPFGGFKQSGFGRDRSVHAIDKYCDYKTIWQQFG, encoded by the coding sequence ATGAGCAAGACTTACACACGTGACTATTGGGAAGCCGTCTTGTCCGGCCTCAAGTTCGAAGGACGGCATTTCATCGATGGCGCTTATCATCCATCTTCATCCGGCACGACTTTTACCCGTATCCGGCCGATGGATGGCAGGCGGGGGCCGGAATTGGCGCGCGGCAATGCCGCCGATGTTGACGCGGCTGTGACGGCTGCACGCACTGCCTTCGAAAGCGGCGTCTGGCGGAAGAAGGAGCCGCTGGAAAAGAAGAAGATCATGCTTCGCTGGGCCGAGCTCATCCGCGCCCATGGCGAAGAACTCGCCATGCTGGAGACGCTGGATGTCGGCAAGCCTATCACGGCGTCGCTGACAGTCGATGTCCGCCTTTGCGCCGATGGCATCCAGTTTTACGGCGAGATGATCGACAAAATGTATGACGAGATCGCGCCGACCGGGCCGAATGCCCGCGCTTTGGTACGCAAGGTGCCGATCGGCGTTGTGGGCGCGATTACGCCCTGGAACTATCCGATGATCATCGATGCCTGGAAGCTCGGGCCGGCGATTGCTGCCGGCAATTCCGTGGTGCTGAAGCCGGCGGAACAATCGTCGCTCTCGGCCATTCGCCTCGCCGAACTTGCTTTCGAAGCGGGCCTGCCCGCCGGCGTTTTCAATGTCGTGACCGGCTATGGCGAAGAGGCCGGCAAGCCGCTGGCGCTGCACGTGGATGTCGACATGATCGCCTTCACCGGCTCGACCGAGGTCGGAAAGCTGATCATGGGTTACGCGGCGCAGTCGAACGTCAAGCGCGTGGCGTTGGAACTCGGCGGCAAGTCGCCGTTGGTCGTTTTCGAAGACGCCGATCTCGATGCGGCGGCGAGCGCGGCTGCCTGGGGCTGCTTCTACAATTCCGGCGAGACTTGCCACGCCTCGACGCGGCTCATCGTGCAGCGCTCGGTGCAGGAGGCGCTGATTGCGAAGATCGAGGCGGTGACACAGTCCGATATCGTGCTCAGGCATCCACTCGATCCGTTCGCCCAGATCGGTGCGCTGATCGAGGAGGAACATATGAACAAGGTGCTTTCCATGATTGCGGCCGGTGAGAAGGAAGGGGCTCGCCGCGCTTTCGGTGCTGAGCGGGTGCTGAGCGAGACCGGCGGCTATTATGTCTCGCCTGGCGTCTTCGTCGATATGACCAATGATATGAGCCTGGCGCGGCAGGAGATTTTTGGGCCGGTGCTCGCCGCCATTCCCTTCGATACCGAGGAGGAGGCGCTCAACATCGCCAACGATACGATCTATGGCCTTGCCGGTGCCGTCTTCACCAAAGACATGGACCGCGCCCACCGCTTTTCCGAGGCGATCCATGGGGGCACCGTATGGATCAACACATATGATATGTCGAATTTCTCAACGCCTTTCGGAGGCTTCAAGCAATCCGGTTTCGGCCGTGATCGTTCAGTGCATGCGATCGACAAATATTGCGATTACAAGACCATCTGGCAGCAGTTCGGCTGA
- a CDS encoding iron-containing alcohol dehydrogenase, with the protein MSFSISAIPDIRFGEGALSGLAAAIKSFDCAGAVLLVIDAFLAQSGLATEISGELAEAGVKTQVFSDFAGEPKLAHLRAAIKLGQGVDMVIGVGGGSALDIAKIVACCATSGEDPMFYALAANPLPKNPLKKIMVPTTAGTGSETSATNIFTGPQGKKLWIWGPETKADLVILDPALTTTLPANLTAWCGLDAFIHAFEAATNRNTHRGGQLYAHQALRLIIGALETAVKEPGNIGARGDVLLGSCFAGIAIDNCGTAIAHNISHALAGLAPVHHGLATALGFEATLPWLVAADTDELNAAARACGLESAAALPAFVSDWMDRCGIIRALPPAFMPFAATDLAREMRAPENQPMRRSTIRDVTDADIDRFAATVMALPKGI; encoded by the coding sequence GTGTCCTTCTCCATATCCGCCATTCCGGACATTCGTTTCGGCGAGGGCGCCCTCTCTGGCCTTGCTGCTGCGATCAAATCCTTCGATTGCGCTGGTGCCGTTCTGCTTGTGATCGATGCCTTCCTGGCGCAATCGGGCCTTGCCACCGAGATCAGCGGCGAGCTTGCCGAAGCGGGCGTGAAGACGCAGGTTTTTTCCGATTTTGCCGGAGAGCCGAAGCTTGCGCATCTGCGTGCGGCGATCAAGCTGGGGCAGGGCGTCGACATGGTGATCGGCGTCGGCGGCGGCTCGGCACTGGATATCGCCAAGATTGTCGCCTGTTGCGCGACATCGGGCGAAGACCCGATGTTTTATGCGCTGGCAGCTAACCCCCTCCCGAAGAACCCGCTGAAGAAGATCATGGTGCCGACGACGGCCGGCACTGGCTCGGAGACCTCGGCCACCAATATCTTCACCGGCCCGCAAGGCAAGAAGCTCTGGATCTGGGGGCCGGAGACAAAGGCCGATCTCGTCATCCTCGATCCGGCGTTGACGACCACGCTGCCGGCCAATCTCACCGCCTGGTGCGGCCTCGACGCCTTCATCCATGCTTTCGAGGCGGCGACGAATCGCAACACGCATCGCGGTGGCCAGCTCTACGCCCATCAGGCGCTGCGGCTGATCATCGGCGCTCTGGAAACGGCGGTGAAGGAGCCCGGCAATATCGGGGCGCGGGGCGACGTGCTGCTCGGCTCCTGCTTCGCCGGCATTGCCATCGACAATTGCGGCACCGCGATTGCCCACAATATCAGCCATGCGCTGGCGGGTCTTGCGCCGGTTCACCACGGGCTCGCAACCGCCCTCGGCTTTGAAGCGACGCTGCCCTGGCTGGTCGCAGCGGATACCGACGAACTCAATGCCGCCGCGAGAGCCTGCGGCCTCGAAAGTGCTGCGGCTCTGCCCGCCTTCGTCTCCGATTGGATGGATCGTTGCGGTATCATCCGCGCCTTGCCGCCGGCATTCATGCCCTTCGCCGCCACCGATCTGGCGCGGGAAATGCGTGCTCCGGAAAATCAGCCGATGCGGCGTTCGACCATCCGCGATGTGACGGATGCCGATATCGACCGCTTTGCCGCCACGGTCATGGCGCTGCCGAAAGGAATCTGA
- a CDS encoding LysR substrate-binding domain-containing protein → MLGKIPLEAFRVFDAAARAMNFSRAGRELNITQAAVSRRIKGLEDHLGAALFTRRGRNLALTPDGERLFQRVRATLEYLEESLEPFRSGTGEIISIAASGSVSHLWLGQRLKDFGKESPGISVRLLTTDSPSELASETNDLVILYSTGEHPRWNLTLLMKEVLVPIASPDYLTNRSLEPQALTSADIAGLDLIDYERFNAHWISFRQWFSRIGNPHKGKLPRPRLSFSTYIMAVEAALRGEGIALGSLGLIEEHLRSGALVTVGNDRVETGFGYYLGAPRFRALSPEAGQLHRHLLLAQQV, encoded by the coding sequence ATGCTCGGGAAAATACCGCTGGAGGCGTTTCGCGTGTTCGACGCCGCAGCTCGCGCGATGAACTTTTCCCGCGCCGGCCGCGAGTTGAACATCACCCAGGCCGCCGTCAGCCGCCGCATCAAGGGACTGGAAGATCATCTGGGCGCCGCGCTCTTTACCCGGCGCGGCCGCAACCTGGCGCTGACGCCGGATGGCGAGCGGCTGTTCCAGCGAGTACGGGCGACACTCGAATATCTTGAAGAGAGCCTCGAGCCTTTCCGCTCCGGCACGGGCGAAATCATCTCGATCGCCGCCAGCGGCTCGGTCTCGCATCTCTGGCTCGGACAGCGGCTCAAGGATTTCGGCAAGGAGAGCCCCGGCATCTCCGTCCGTTTGCTGACGACGGACTCGCCCTCGGAACTCGCGTCGGAAACCAACGATCTCGTCATTCTCTATTCCACCGGCGAGCATCCGCGCTGGAACCTGACACTGCTGATGAAGGAAGTGCTGGTGCCGATCGCCTCGCCGGATTATCTGACCAATCGCAGTCTGGAGCCGCAGGCATTGACGTCGGCCGACATTGCCGGGCTGGATCTGATCGATTACGAGCGCTTCAACGCCCACTGGATCAGCTTCCGCCAATGGTTCAGCCGTATCGGCAATCCGCACAAGGGCAAACTGCCGCGGCCGCGGCTTTCCTTCTCCACCTATATCATGGCAGTCGAGGCGGCCTTACGCGGCGAGGGCATCGCGCTCGGCAGCCTCGGCCTTATCGAAGAACACCTGCGCTCTGGTGCACTGGTCACAGTCGGCAACGACCGGGTCGAAACCGGCTTCGGATACTATCTCGGCGCGCCGCGCTTCCGCGCCCTTTCGCCGGAAGCAGGCCAGTTGCACCGGCATCTTCTCCTTGCGCAGCAGGTCTAG
- a CDS encoding F0F1 ATP synthase subunit epsilon, translating to MPDNFNFELVSPERLLLSEQVVDVVIPASEGEMTVMAHHAPTMTTIKPGIVKVHSASGKKQDYIVFGGFADILPTGCTLLAESAIPVEDMSRDELERRINAAKAELEDAEHHEHKSRLEHFIMELTHLRGAIKQD from the coding sequence ATGCCTGACAATTTCAATTTCGAACTGGTGTCTCCGGAGCGTCTGCTTCTGTCGGAGCAGGTTGTCGATGTCGTCATTCCCGCCAGTGAAGGCGAAATGACCGTCATGGCCCATCATGCTCCGACGATGACAACGATCAAGCCGGGCATCGTCAAGGTGCATTCGGCATCGGGCAAGAAGCAGGATTACATCGTATTCGGCGGCTTCGCCGATATTCTGCCGACCGGTTGCACGCTGCTTGCCGAATCCGCAATTCCGGTGGAGGATATGAGCCGCGACGAGCTGGAGCGCCGCATCAACGCCGCCAAGGCCGAGCTTGAGGATGCCGAGCATCACGAGCATAAGTCGCGCCTGGAGCACTTCATCATGGAACTGACGCATCTGCGCGGCGCAATCAAGCAAGATTGA